From a region of the Rouxiella sp. S1S-2 genome:
- the ydfG gene encoding bifunctional NADP-dependent 3-hydroxy acid dehydrogenase/3-hydroxypropionate dehydrogenase YdfG translates to MIVFVTGATAGFGAAIARKFVNAGHQVIATGRRKERLADLKAELGDALYVTQLDVTDRASIEQAIASLPAEWQSIDVLVNNAGLALGLETADKASLDDWETMIDTNTKGLVYVTRAVLPGMVERNVGHVINIGSTAGNWPYSGGNVYGATKAFVRQFSLNLRTDLFGTKVRVTNIEPGLCGGTEFSNVRFKGDDTKVGQTYDKTNPLTAEDVAESVFWASTLPAHVNINSIEMMPVSQSLAGLRVHRDA, encoded by the coding sequence ATGATCGTTTTTGTAACCGGCGCAACAGCCGGATTTGGTGCCGCTATTGCACGCAAATTTGTTAATGCAGGACACCAGGTAATCGCGACGGGCCGTCGTAAAGAACGTTTAGCCGATTTGAAAGCGGAGCTGGGCGATGCGCTGTATGTGACGCAGCTAGACGTTACCGATCGCGCTTCAATCGAACAGGCCATAGCCTCGTTACCCGCCGAATGGCAAAGCATTGATGTGCTGGTCAACAACGCCGGTTTGGCGCTGGGGTTGGAAACAGCGGACAAAGCGTCACTGGATGATTGGGAAACCATGATCGACACCAATACCAAAGGCTTGGTCTACGTCACTCGCGCCGTGTTGCCGGGAATGGTTGAACGCAACGTGGGTCACGTAATCAATATTGGATCGACCGCCGGTAACTGGCCTTATTCAGGCGGTAACGTTTATGGCGCGACAAAGGCGTTTGTGCGTCAGTTCAGCCTTAACCTGCGTACCGACCTGTTTGGCACTAAAGTACGCGTCACCAATATTGAACCGGGCCTGTGCGGCGGCACCGAGTTCTCGAACGTGCGTTTTAAAGGTGACGATACCAAGGTCGGTCAGACTTATGATAAAACCAACCCGCTGACCGCAGAAGACGTGGCTGAATCAGTGTTCTGGGCCTCTACGCTGCCTGCACACGTTAACATTAACTCAATCGAGATGATGCCGGTCAGCCAATCACTGGCGGGACTGCGCGTTCACCGCGACGCGTAA
- a CDS encoding carbohydrate kinase family protein: MKKPETQAQLFVVGNLNVDLIMSTLDQWPQKGTEAMLESSSLRPGGSAGNCALALAALDTPHRLVANQGNDQFTPWLAEMFSTSAAQWPQYACETSLTFGVTHPDHERTFFSNQGHIVRLSMEDVLQQLPQVARPGDWVLLCGTFLCTALFTQYPALLAELKNRGYQVAVDTGWPPQDWSDALREQILPWLIYCDALLLNEVETLGLSGCDSLPAAAEKLLSAMAAGASCIIKCGPDGAHCWSAEGHIYDLAESIEVVDTIGAGDSFNAGYLSALVYGLDSATALHWGIRVASAAISSSPRQYPDWQTLFAQSSSVTSREGQ, encoded by the coding sequence ATGAAAAAACCTGAAACCCAGGCCCAGCTGTTTGTGGTGGGTAACCTGAATGTTGATTTAATCATGAGCACGCTCGACCAATGGCCGCAAAAAGGCACAGAAGCCATGCTTGAAAGCAGTTCTCTTCGCCCTGGTGGATCGGCGGGAAACTGCGCGTTGGCGCTGGCGGCGCTGGATACGCCCCACCGTTTGGTTGCTAATCAGGGCAATGACCAGTTTACGCCCTGGCTGGCGGAGATGTTTTCAACCAGTGCGGCGCAGTGGCCGCAGTACGCCTGTGAAACCTCGCTGACCTTTGGCGTGACACACCCCGATCATGAGCGGACCTTCTTTAGTAATCAAGGGCATATAGTTCGCCTGAGTATGGAAGATGTGCTGCAACAGCTGCCGCAGGTAGCCCGCCCTGGCGATTGGGTACTGCTGTGTGGCACTTTTTTGTGTACCGCACTGTTTACACAGTATCCGGCACTGCTGGCTGAGCTTAAAAATCGCGGTTATCAGGTCGCGGTCGATACTGGCTGGCCGCCACAGGACTGGAGTGACGCCCTACGCGAGCAGATTTTACCGTGGTTAATCTACTGCGATGCCCTGCTGCTTAACGAAGTAGAAACCTTGGGTCTAAGCGGCTGTGACAGCCTGCCTGCCGCCGCTGAAAAATTGCTGTCGGCAATGGCTGCCGGTGCAAGCTGCATCATTAAGTGCGGTCCCGACGGTGCACACTGCTGGTCGGCTGAGGGGCATATTTATGATTTGGCTGAATCTATTGAGGTGGTTGATACCATTGGTGCGGGCGATAGTTTTAACGCCGGTTATCTTTCTGCGCTGGTTTACGGTTTAGACAGCGCAACGGCACTGCACTGGGGTATTCGCGTTGCCAGCGCGGCTATTAGCAGTTCACCGCGTCAGTACCCCGACTGGCAAACACTTTTCGCTCAATCCTCATCGGTCACCTCACGGGAGGGACAATAA
- a CDS encoding extracellular solute-binding protein produces the protein MIKRLRPATTLCVLSALAFGYSANALAETTLSALFMTQAAYSESDIRAMTADFTKAHPDIKVNLEFVPYEALHDKIVAARGAGDKGYDVVLFDAIWPAEFTKFGLLQDVSSRISKDEAGKIFDGAISTVTYKDKRWGMPWILDTKYLYYNKAMLAKAGITAPPKTWQEVEQQSEILKQKNIVKYPLVWSWSQSEALICDYTTLVSAFKGDFYQGGKLNFTNSGAMKAVDYMKETLDKGLTNPNSREYLEEDVRKSFSNGDAAFALNWTYMYNMANDPKQSKVAGDVGVVPAPGATAGGASGVNGSMGLGIAKASAHANEAWEYITYMTSQQVQDKYAKLSLPIWKSSYDDPAVQKDQEPLIAAAKTSLNVMLSRPVTPSYSQLSTILQQNLQSVLQGKASATDAMAAATQSADRLR, from the coding sequence ATGATCAAGAGATTACGCCCTGCCACGACCCTGTGTGTGCTTTCTGCCCTCGCCTTTGGCTACTCGGCAAACGCACTGGCAGAAACTACACTTAGCGCTCTTTTTATGACGCAGGCTGCCTACAGTGAAAGCGATATTCGCGCTATGACCGCCGACTTCACCAAGGCGCATCCCGATATCAAAGTAAATCTTGAGTTTGTGCCCTACGAGGCGCTGCACGACAAAATTGTCGCCGCACGCGGTGCCGGAGATAAAGGTTATGACGTCGTGCTTTTCGATGCCATCTGGCCTGCGGAATTCACCAAGTTTGGGTTGCTGCAAGACGTTTCTTCCCGCATCAGCAAAGACGAAGCCGGCAAAATCTTTGACGGCGCGATCTCAACCGTGACCTATAAAGACAAACGCTGGGGCATGCCGTGGATCCTCGACACTAAATACCTCTATTACAACAAAGCCATGCTGGCGAAAGCCGGTATCACTGCCCCACCTAAAACCTGGCAGGAAGTTGAGCAGCAGTCGGAAATTCTTAAGCAAAAAAATATCGTGAAGTATCCGCTGGTCTGGAGCTGGTCACAGTCCGAAGCGCTGATTTGCGATTACACCACGCTGGTTTCGGCGTTCAAAGGCGATTTCTATCAGGGCGGCAAGCTTAACTTCACTAATTCTGGCGCAATGAAAGCCGTGGATTATATGAAAGAGACGCTGGATAAAGGCCTGACCAACCCTAACTCACGCGAATATCTTGAAGAGGACGTGCGCAAGTCGTTCTCTAACGGCGACGCGGCGTTTGCCCTGAACTGGACCTATATGTACAACATGGCTAATGATCCGAAGCAGAGCAAAGTCGCCGGTGACGTGGGCGTGGTGCCAGCTCCGGGCGCAACCGCTGGCGGTGCATCAGGCGTTAATGGCTCGATGGGTCTGGGCATTGCCAAAGCCAGCGCACATGCCAATGAAGCCTGGGAATACATCACGTACATGACGTCTCAACAGGTGCAGGATAAATACGCCAAGCTGAGTCTGCCTATCTGGAAGTCTTCCTATGATGACCCAGCGGTACAGAAAGATCAGGAGCCTCTGATTGCAGCAGCCAAAACCTCATTAAACGTGATGCTGTCACGTCCGGTCACCCCTTCCTACTCTCAGCTTTCGACCATCCTGCAACAAAACCTGCAAAGCGTTCTGCAGGGCAAAGCGTCGGCTACCGATGCGATGGCCGCCGCGACCCAAAGTGCAGACCGTTTACGTTAA
- a CDS encoding ROK family transcriptional regulator — MTTSGTNLEHARAHNRRVVIEAIRLNGELTRAEIARLTSLTPQTVSNIATELEQAGILSSHLPRRGGGRGQPATPLTLNPDSAYSIGIHLDHQSLVVVLVDLTGNVRFRRLVLVQKPQPEPTLQCIEQILQEMRQDLGGENNKIDWRKMLGIGIVMPGPFGVEGLSSLGPTTLHGWDNIDVESRLSAATGWPVTLENDATVAAIGERFHGVAKQLNSFVYLYIGTGLGAGIFTDGRIYTGHAHNAGEIGHMVVQPGGRACYCGNNGCLERYLSLQAAYEGCGLDPVSAMPEDLLAVDPELFDQWLDTVIEPTCQAINIMECVFDAECVIIGGMMPQELVERLMKKLTPLYSSVRSRYPYGMRLRMGMTGIDTPALGAAALPIFDEFNPQYEVLLK; from the coding sequence ATGACAACTTCTGGTACTAATCTTGAACATGCTCGTGCGCATAATCGTCGCGTCGTCATTGAAGCCATTCGGCTTAATGGTGAACTTACGCGAGCAGAAATCGCACGTCTCACTTCTTTAACGCCGCAAACCGTATCCAATATCGCCACCGAGCTTGAGCAGGCAGGTATCTTGTCGTCTCATTTGCCCCGCCGCGGCGGAGGTAGAGGTCAACCGGCAACGCCGTTGACTCTCAACCCCGACAGCGCCTACTCGATTGGTATTCACCTAGACCATCAATCGTTGGTCGTGGTGCTGGTCGACTTAACCGGTAACGTGCGCTTTCGCCGCCTTGTTCTGGTGCAAAAACCGCAACCGGAACCGACGTTGCAATGCATCGAGCAGATACTGCAAGAAATGCGCCAAGACTTGGGTGGCGAGAATAATAAAATCGACTGGCGTAAGATGCTAGGCATCGGCATTGTGATGCCCGGCCCATTTGGGGTAGAGGGGCTTTCATCACTCGGGCCGACCACGTTGCACGGCTGGGATAATATTGACGTTGAGAGCAGACTGAGTGCGGCGACCGGTTGGCCGGTCACGCTTGAAAATGACGCGACGGTAGCGGCCATTGGTGAACGTTTTCACGGCGTGGCCAAACAGCTCAACTCGTTTGTTTATCTGTATATTGGAACAGGACTCGGCGCGGGGATTTTTACCGACGGCAGAATTTATACCGGCCATGCACACAATGCGGGCGAGATTGGTCATATGGTGGTGCAACCTGGCGGGCGTGCCTGCTATTGCGGCAATAACGGCTGTCTGGAACGTTATCTCTCACTGCAGGCGGCGTATGAAGGTTGTGGCCTCGACCCCGTCTCTGCGATGCCGGAAGACCTGTTGGCGGTAGACCCTGAGCTGTTTGACCAATGGCTGGACACGGTCATTGAGCCAACCTGCCAGGCTATTAACATTATGGAATGCGTATTTGACGCTGAGTGTGTGATCATCGGCGGCATGATGCCGCAGGAGCTGGTTGAGCGTTTGATGAAAAAACTGACGCCGCTTTACAGCTCGGTGCGCAGCCGCTATCCCTATGGAATGCGGCTGCGCATGGGCATGACCGGGATTGATACCCCGGCGCTCGGTGCGGCCGCGTTGCCCATTTTTGACGAGTTCAATCCGCAGTACGAAGTGCTATTGAAATAG
- a CDS encoding MFS transporter produces the protein MPMKQLSLPGGYGLPLLVAGAIFMENLDATVIVTALPKMAEAFGVHAIDLNIGVSAYILTLTVFIPASGWIANRFGTRTIFALAIILFTLSSVLCAMSTSLPTFTAARMLQGFSGALMVPVGKLVVLRNTAKGDLIKAIATITWPGLVAPILGPPLGGFITTYASWHWIFILNVPLGIIALLLSIKLIPNEKGEKGVPFDVTGFILTGVACLGLMFGLDLFNKGGASYWLPSLCVIGSLAVGVLAVKHSLNSVHPLLPMVAMKIKSYGVTIIGGSLFRIAISSLPFLLPLLFQLGYGMSAFNAGLLVLSVFAGNLAMKPFTSAILFRFPFRSILVVNGFLNALTIFACAFLTPSVPTSLTFVLLFVSGMTRSMQFTAINTLAFSQVPSAQMGGANTLFNTAQQLSSGLGIAIGALALRVAEHFEPVVSSGTSLGSFRLAFIIVGCFALLGMLDSLTLNAKDGDEIRQKKKVAS, from the coding sequence ATGCCAATGAAACAACTTTCACTTCCAGGCGGTTATGGTTTGCCACTGCTCGTCGCAGGCGCCATTTTTATGGAAAACCTCGATGCCACGGTTATCGTCACCGCGCTGCCCAAGATGGCTGAAGCGTTTGGCGTGCATGCGATCGACTTAAACATCGGCGTTTCGGCCTATATATTGACCTTGACGGTGTTCATTCCTGCCAGCGGCTGGATTGCCAATCGTTTTGGAACACGGACCATTTTCGCGCTGGCGATTATCTTATTTACCCTCTCTTCCGTGCTGTGCGCGATGAGCACCAGCCTGCCCACTTTCACCGCAGCCCGTATGCTGCAAGGATTTTCTGGTGCCTTGATGGTGCCGGTCGGTAAGCTGGTGGTCCTGCGAAATACCGCTAAGGGTGATTTGATCAAGGCAATTGCCACCATTACCTGGCCGGGTCTGGTTGCACCGATCCTCGGGCCGCCACTGGGCGGATTTATCACCACCTATGCTTCGTGGCACTGGATTTTTATTCTCAATGTGCCGCTCGGTATCATTGCCCTGTTGTTAAGCATTAAACTTATCCCTAATGAAAAAGGTGAAAAAGGCGTGCCCTTCGACGTGACGGGTTTCATCCTTACCGGCGTTGCTTGTCTGGGGTTAATGTTTGGACTGGATCTGTTTAATAAAGGCGGTGCAAGCTACTGGCTGCCCTCGCTTTGCGTAATTGGCAGCCTTGCGGTTGGGGTCTTGGCGGTTAAACACTCATTAAATTCGGTGCATCCACTGCTGCCAATGGTGGCGATGAAAATAAAAAGTTACGGCGTAACAATAATTGGCGGTTCACTGTTCCGCATTGCGATTAGTTCATTGCCCTTCTTACTGCCGTTATTGTTCCAGCTCGGCTACGGTATGAGTGCCTTTAACGCCGGCTTGCTGGTGCTGTCGGTATTTGCCGGTAATTTGGCTATGAAGCCTTTTACCTCAGCCATTCTGTTCCGTTTTCCGTTTAGAAGCATTCTGGTGGTTAATGGATTTCTGAATGCGCTGACCATTTTCGCCTGTGCATTTCTGACACCGTCGGTGCCAACGAGTTTGACCTTCGTTTTGCTGTTTGTGAGCGGCATGACCCGCTCTATGCAGTTCACCGCCATCAATACGCTGGCTTTTTCGCAGGTGCCTAGTGCACAAATGGGCGGTGCCAATACGTTGTTTAATACCGCTCAACAGCTCTCCTCGGGCCTGGGGATCGCCATTGGCGCGCTGGCGCTGCGTGTTGCCGAGCACTTTGAACCGGTGGTAAGCAGTGGCACCTCGCTGGGTAGTTTTCGTCTGGCGTTTATTATCGTGGGATGTTTCGCGCTGCTGGGCATGCTTGACAGTCTAACGCTGAATGCCAAGGACGGTGATGAAATTCGCCAGAAGAAAAAAGTCGCTTCGTAA
- a CDS encoding ABC transporter ATP-binding protein produces MASVELVKVAKNYGKQQVLKPLDLTINDGSFTVLVGPSGCGKSTLLRLLAGLESVSDGDILLDNKQINNLDPADRDIAMVFQSYALYPHLTVAENMAFHMQVKRVPKAEQQTKVLQAAKVLGIDHLLKRLPKDLSGGQRQRVAMGRALVRSPKVFLFDEPLSNLDAQLRMELRAEIKSVHQQFRTTTVYVTHDQVEAMTLADCIVVMKDGFIVQQGDPLEIYDRPVNTFVARFIGSPPMNLFNGTFSEKNGLQGVQCENLWFPLPEKWRQSAQQSAGKPVTLGLRPHDIHLVEHSTQPAATLRLLEVTGESSLMHIDWSGFPVHVQCAGRARVTVDAPLSLEARSEGVHLFDAASGSRLQEI; encoded by the coding sequence ATGGCAAGCGTTGAACTGGTTAAAGTCGCTAAGAACTATGGCAAACAGCAGGTGCTTAAACCTCTCGACCTGACGATTAATGACGGCAGTTTTACCGTGCTGGTCGGACCGTCAGGATGCGGTAAATCGACCCTGCTGCGCCTACTGGCGGGATTAGAGTCGGTGTCTGACGGTGATATTTTGCTTGATAACAAACAGATCAACAATCTCGACCCCGCGGACCGCGACATCGCTATGGTGTTCCAAAGTTATGCGCTGTATCCGCACCTGACGGTGGCCGAAAATATGGCGTTTCACATGCAGGTGAAGCGTGTGCCTAAGGCCGAGCAGCAAACAAAAGTGTTGCAAGCCGCCAAGGTGTTAGGGATCGACCACCTGTTGAAGCGGCTGCCTAAAGATCTCTCCGGCGGTCAGCGCCAGCGTGTAGCAATGGGACGCGCGCTGGTGCGCAGTCCTAAGGTTTTTCTATTTGATGAACCGTTATCGAACCTGGATGCACAGCTGAGAATGGAGCTGCGCGCTGAAATAAAATCGGTGCATCAGCAGTTTCGTACCACCACGGTCTATGTCACTCACGATCAAGTTGAGGCCATGACGCTGGCTGACTGTATCGTGGTGATGAAAGACGGATTTATCGTGCAGCAGGGCGATCCGCTGGAAATTTATGATCGCCCGGTTAACACCTTTGTGGCGCGTTTTATCGGCTCTCCGCCGATGAATCTTTTCAACGGCACGTTCAGCGAAAAGAATGGGCTGCAGGGCGTACAGTGTGAAAATTTGTGGTTCCCGCTGCCGGAAAAATGGCGTCAAAGTGCGCAGCAATCGGCGGGTAAACCCGTTACGCTGGGTCTGCGGCCGCATGACATCCACCTTGTCGAACACAGCACCCAGCCCGCGGCCACACTGCGACTGCTGGAGGTGACCGGCGAAAGCAGCCTGATGCATATCGACTGGAGTGGGTTCCCGGTGCACGTTCAGTGTGCGGGTCGCGCGCGCGTAACCGTCGACGCCCCGCTGAGCCTCGAGGCCCGCAGCGAAGGTGTTCATCTGTTTGACGCCGCATCGGGGAGTCGCTTACAAGAAATCTAA
- a CDS encoding YnfA family protein has protein sequence MFKTTLLFFATALAEIIGCYLPYLWLRRGGDILLLLPAAASLALFVWLLTLHPAASGRVYAAYGGVYVMTALLWLRYVDGAKLATSDWVGALVALAGMLIIISGWKSN, from the coding sequence ATGTTTAAAACGACGCTGCTGTTTTTTGCCACTGCACTGGCCGAAATTATCGGCTGCTATCTGCCTTATCTTTGGTTACGAAGAGGGGGGGACATTTTGCTATTGCTGCCCGCGGCAGCAAGTCTGGCGCTTTTTGTCTGGTTACTGACCCTGCATCCGGCGGCCAGCGGGCGCGTGTATGCCGCCTATGGTGGCGTTTATGTGATGACCGCGCTGCTGTGGTTGCGATACGTTGATGGCGCTAAACTGGCCACCTCGGATTGGGTGGGTGCACTCGTTGCCTTGGCAGGCATGCTCATTATTATCTCCGGTTGGAAGTCCAACTGA
- a CDS encoding carbohydrate ABC transporter permease — MKKQIRTVLLYLAALLLAVTILAPMLWLFLMSVSSSTDLARIPLRWIPPHFDFSRYASLLTLQAGQPGALFLHALANSLLVACGATVISLLLAIPAAFSFSRYPGRDGWLYGSLAIYMVPPVAFVLPLYFILEQISLLNTHLGLILVYCSMILPFLTWMLKNQFDSLPLDIEQAARLDGLRYWQVLLRITLPLAKPALGASAMFGWLLAWDEFFYALLFTNNIDAQTLPVTIAGFTAGRATDDGLIAAVGILAAVPPLFIALWLQKTLVSGLTSGGSKG, encoded by the coding sequence ATGAAAAAACAAATCCGGACTGTGCTGCTCTATCTGGCCGCCCTGCTGCTTGCCGTCACCATTTTGGCGCCGATGCTGTGGCTGTTTTTGATGAGTGTCAGTTCAAGCACTGATCTGGCGCGTATACCGCTCAGGTGGATCCCGCCGCATTTCGACTTTAGCCGCTATGCCAGTTTGCTCACGCTGCAGGCCGGTCAGCCCGGCGCGTTGTTCCTGCACGCGTTGGCAAACAGTTTGCTGGTTGCCTGCGGAGCCACGGTCATTTCGCTGCTGCTGGCGATACCGGCGGCGTTTAGCTTCTCCCGTTATCCGGGCCGTGACGGCTGGCTTTATGGCAGTCTGGCGATTTATATGGTGCCGCCGGTGGCCTTTGTGCTGCCGCTGTACTTTATTCTCGAACAAATCAGTTTGCTCAACACTCACCTGGGCCTGATTCTGGTCTATTGCTCGATGATCCTGCCGTTTCTGACCTGGATGCTCAAAAACCAGTTCGATTCACTGCCGCTGGATATTGAACAGGCCGCACGTCTGGACGGGCTGCGCTATTGGCAGGTTTTATTGCGTATTACCCTGCCTCTGGCCAAACCTGCACTCGGGGCTTCGGCGATGTTTGGCTGGCTGCTGGCGTGGGATGAATTCTTCTATGCGCTGCTATTTACCAACAACATTGATGCCCAGACGCTGCCAGTTACCATCGCTGGCTTTACCGCCGGACGCGCAACGGACGACGGCCTGATTGCCGCAGTCGGTATTCTGGCCGCCGTTCCTCCGCTATTTATTGCCCTGTGGCTGCAAAAAACGTTGGTTAGCGGTTTAACCAGCGGCGGCAGTAAAGGCTAA
- a CDS encoding carbohydrate ABC transporter permease encodes MLSLPQRERRQAWVLLAPMLVMMFLLTAWPLARTLWLSFTDAGLIGDGTSPAWVGSDNFIYALTDPDFRAALWRTLYFTFVSVFFEGIIGVLVALLLNQKFWGRSALRVLVILPWALPTIVNATMWRLNFNPDYGSINALLTQLGIIDHYRSWLGSPDSAINAVMLADIWKNYPLVTLLTLAALQTIPEDLFEAARLDGASAWRRFRAITLPAIAAPLAVALILRTIDAFKVFDIIYVMTRGGPLDSTKTVSFFVYQESFSYLRAGSGAAYAVLMTLICALLIAVYMLMLLRQRKQGASE; translated from the coding sequence ATGCTCAGTTTGCCACAACGTGAGCGTCGTCAGGCATGGGTGCTGTTAGCACCCATGCTGGTGATGATGTTTTTGCTAACTGCCTGGCCGCTGGCCCGCACCCTTTGGCTCAGCTTCACCGATGCCGGACTGATTGGTGACGGTACCTCACCCGCCTGGGTAGGGTCAGACAATTTTATTTATGCCCTGACGGATCCTGATTTTCGGGCGGCCCTTTGGCGCACGCTCTATTTCACCTTCGTGTCGGTGTTTTTTGAAGGCATTATCGGGGTTCTGGTTGCGCTACTGCTGAATCAGAAATTTTGGGGACGCAGTGCGCTGCGCGTGCTGGTTATTCTGCCGTGGGCGCTGCCGACCATCGTCAATGCCACCATGTGGCGGCTTAATTTCAACCCTGACTATGGCAGCATTAATGCCTTGCTGACTCAATTGGGCATTATTGACCATTATCGCAGCTGGCTCGGCTCGCCTGACTCGGCGATCAATGCCGTCATGCTTGCAGACATCTGGAAGAACTACCCGCTGGTCACCCTGTTAACGCTTGCCGCGCTGCAAACCATTCCCGAGGATTTGTTTGAAGCAGCTCGCCTCGACGGCGCGTCGGCCTGGCGTCGTTTTCGTGCGATCACTTTGCCTGCTATTGCGGCCCCGCTCGCGGTGGCACTTATACTGCGCACCATCGACGCCTTTAAAGTCTTCGACATTATTTATGTCATGACCCGCGGCGGCCCGTTGGACAGTACCAAAACGGTCAGCTTTTTCGTCTATCAAGAGTCTTTCAGCTATTTGCGAGCAGGCAGCGGTGCAGCCTACGCAGTGCTGATGACCCTTATCTGCGCACTGTTGATTGCCGTTTATATGCTGATGCTGCTGCGCCAGCGCAAACAGGGAGCCAGTGAATGA
- the kup gene encoding low affinity potassium transporter Kup translates to MTVHKKQSLAIVTLTAIGVVYGDIGTSPLYTLRECLSGEWGIGISQASVFGFLSLIFWLLTSVVSIKYLLFVLRADDAGEGGILTLMSLAGRNIDTRYMPIVVIMGLIGGSFFYGDGVITPAISVMSAIEGMEIIAPNLSTYVVPLSVVILTGLFVIQKHGTGSIGKLFAPVMLLWFLTLAVMGVRGIAQYPEILKALNPYWAFNFFVQYKLISFFALGAAVLSVTGAEALYADMGHFTRPSIRIAWFSIVLPSLVLNYFGQGALLLQHPEAIKNPFFLLAPDWALIPLLILSAFATVIASQAVISGVFSLTRHAVRLGYLPPMRIIYTSDKESGQIYIPAINWMLYLAVLIVIASFKSSSNLAAAYGIVVTGTMALTSVLFCFVAVYNWHWNRWAVGLLLALLLAIDIPLFSANLIKVFAGGWLPICIGIAFLVVMTTWRTERFNVLRKMAEHGNSLSAMITSLEKNPPIRVPGTAVYLSRVVNVIPTALLHNMKHNKILHERVVLLTIRTEEVPYVANVRRVEIEQLSPTFWRVVASYGWREKPNMEGILQRCAVDGLNCLMMQTSFFMSHEALILGKRPWHHRVRGMLFLTLARNALRSPDLFEVPPNRVIELGTQMDI, encoded by the coding sequence ATGACCGTACATAAAAAACAGTCTTTGGCTATCGTCACGCTGACGGCGATTGGCGTCGTTTATGGTGACATCGGCACCAGTCCGCTCTATACGCTGCGCGAGTGTTTATCCGGTGAGTGGGGAATTGGCATCAGTCAGGCATCCGTTTTCGGTTTTCTTTCCCTGATTTTTTGGCTGCTCACCAGTGTGGTCTCCATCAAGTATTTGCTGTTTGTACTCAGGGCCGACGACGCCGGTGAAGGCGGTATTTTAACGTTGATGTCACTGGCTGGGCGAAATATAGACACGCGCTATATGCCGATAGTGGTCATTATGGGGCTGATTGGCGGCAGCTTCTTTTACGGTGACGGCGTGATTACGCCAGCCATTTCGGTGATGTCGGCGATTGAGGGGATGGAAATTATTGCACCTAACCTCTCAACCTACGTTGTGCCGCTGTCGGTGGTCATTTTAACCGGGCTGTTTGTGATTCAAAAACACGGCACCGGCAGCATTGGTAAGCTTTTTGCTCCCGTTATGCTGTTGTGGTTTCTTACCCTGGCGGTGATGGGCGTGCGTGGCATTGCGCAGTATCCCGAAATTCTTAAGGCGCTAAACCCCTATTGGGCGTTTAACTTTTTTGTGCAGTATAAGCTGATTTCATTTTTCGCCCTCGGTGCGGCGGTGCTTTCCGTGACCGGTGCCGAAGCGCTTTATGCTGATATGGGGCACTTTACGCGTCCTTCTATCCGCATCGCCTGGTTCAGCATTGTGCTGCCCTCGCTGGTGCTGAACTATTTTGGTCAGGGTGCCCTGCTGTTGCAGCATCCCGAAGCCATCAAGAATCCTTTTTTCCTGCTCGCCCCCGATTGGGCATTAATTCCGCTGCTAATTCTTTCGGCGTTTGCCACCGTGATTGCCTCGCAGGCGGTGATTTCAGGCGTTTTCTCTCTGACGCGACACGCGGTGCGGTTGGGTTATTTACCGCCGATGCGCATTATTTACACCTCAGATAAAGAGTCCGGTCAGATTTATATTCCGGCCATTAACTGGATGCTGTATTTGGCGGTGCTGATCGTCATCGCCAGCTTCAAAAGCTCAAGCAACCTCGCGGCCGCGTATGGCATCGTGGTGACCGGCACGATGGCCCTGACCTCAGTGCTGTTCTGCTTCGTCGCGGTTTATAACTGGCACTGGAATCGCTGGGCGGTTGGGTTACTGTTGGCACTGCTGCTTGCCATTGATATTCCTCTGTTTTCAGCCAATTTGATCAAGGTATTTGCCGGCGGTTGGTTGCCAATTTGTATCGGTATCGCCTTCCTGGTGGTAATGACCACCTGGCGCACCGAGCGTTTTAACGTGTTGCGCAAGATGGCGGAACACGGCAATTCGTTAAGCGCGATGATCACCTCGCTTGAGAAAAACCCGCCGATTCGCGTGCCGGGCACTGCCGTTTACTTGTCGCGCGTGGTCAACGTCATCCCCACCGCGCTGCTGCATAATATGAAGCATAACAAGATATTGCATGAGCGAGTGGTGCTGCTCACTATTCGTACCGAAGAAGTTCCTTACGTGGCCAACGTGCGACGGGTCGAAATTGAACAGCTTTCACCGACTTTCTGGCGGGTAGTCGCAAGTTATGGCTGGCGAGAGAAACCGAATATGGAAGGGATCCTCCAGCGCTGCGCCGTTGATGGACTTAACTGTTTGATGATGCAAACTTCGTTCTTTATGTCGCATGAGGCGTTGATTTTAGGCAAAAGGCCCTGGCACCATCGGGTGCGCGGCATGCTTTTCCTGACGCTGGCGCGAAATGCGCTGCGTTCCCCTGACCTGTTTGAAGTGCCGCCAAATCGGGTGATCGAACTGGGAACGCAGATGGATATTTAA